Proteins co-encoded in one Micropterus dolomieu isolate WLL.071019.BEF.003 ecotype Adirondacks linkage group LG19, ASM2129224v1, whole genome shotgun sequence genomic window:
- the igbp1 gene encoding immunoglobulin-binding protein 1 codes for MAEFDNSNDVTQPLNSDAEPPKLSDLLDRGWKIYEEVDRTNEPLGSSSIQVRVKRGLSMLEEASTMVAKLDLFSRNEELEEIATADLKYLLLPALLGALTMKQTSRDKRLEIVQTARAYFMDFLRRCKEYNITSSQFELPKSTNVNTSLDEESENGNSHVIAKPVPCSSDLVTMAAQRQAKIERYRQKKDLEARLSDVRGAVDRGEADDEVCRDFYLLNFRRWVTLSLEEIESIDQEVEILKQMGDLKQGAARHSAQPVRPPMKPFILTKDAVQAQVFGAGYPSLATMTVDDWYEQQRKHGVLPGQGIPRKVAVEEDTDAKEREEEEKEKKAENDDEESLLKARNWDDWKDTHRKGYGNRHNMG; via the exons ATGGCGGAATTTGACAACAGCAACGATGTGACACAGCCACTAAATTCAGACGCAGAACCTCCAAAATTATCTGACTTGCTGGATCGTGGATGGAAGATTTATGAGGAGGTAGACCGTACAAACGAACCACTTGGCTCTAGCAGTATCCAGGTCCGAGTTAAACGCGGTTTGAGTATGTTGGAGGAAGCGTCTACAATGGTGGCTAAGCTCGACCTGTTCAGCCGCAATGAAGAGCTGGAGGAGATCGCCACGGCAGACCTCAAGTACCTGCTGCTGCCAGCTCTGTTAGGAGCCCTGACCATGAAGCAGACCAGCCGAGACAAACGACTAGAGATAGTCCAAACAGCCCGGGCTTACTTCATGGATTTTTTGAGGAGATGTAAGGAATATAACATAACGTCATCACAGTTTGAACTGCCAAAGTCGACGAATGTAAACACAAGCCTAGACGAAGAATCAGAAAATGGTAACTCTCATGTTATAGCGAAG CCCGTCCCCTGCTCGTCAGATCTGGTTACCATGGCAGCACAGAGACAAGCGAAGATTGAGCGGTACCGTCAGAAGAAGGACCTGGAAGCCAGACTGTCAGATGTACGGGGAGCCGTGGACCGCGGAGAGGCCGACGATGAAGTCTGCAGAGACTTTTACCTTCTGAATTTCCGGAGGTGGGTCACTCTGAGTCTGGAGGAAATAGAGAGCATCGACCAGGAGGTGGAGATACTCAAGCAGATGGGTGATCTGAAGCAGGGGGCTGCCAGGCATTCAGCTCAGCCAGTCAGGCCTCCCATGAAACCCTTCATCCTCACCAAGGACGCTGTACAG GCTCAGGTGTTCGGGGCTGGTTACCCCAGCCTTGCCACCATGACAGTAGATGACTGGTATGAACAGCAGAGGAAACACGGAGTCCTGCCTGGCCAGGGGATACCCAGGAAGGTCGCTGTGGAGGAGGACACTGACGCaaaggagagggaagaggaagaaaaagagaaaaaggctGAAAATGATGATGAGGAGTCTTTGCTGAAAGCCAGAAACTGGGATGACTGGAAAGACACTCATCGCAAAGGTTATGGAAACCGCCATAACATGGGCTAA